TTGTGTACAATGATAACCAGAATTGGACTGTGGATGGCTGCACTGAGTGTACCTGTAAGGTAGGTGTCTTCATACCTAATATCTAGTACACATAttggtaccccccccccccactacacacacacaaggggcctgcaggcatgcagATAATGGGTGGGCAGCTGTCAACAAAATAAGGAACTTGTAGGGgacggtgtcttgctcaagggcatatcagcagtgctcaggatgTGATTTGTCACCTCACCACGCCAGTGCACACTCCAAACTTCTTAGCTCACACATGCCACTCATTGTTTAGGTGACAGTTGAGTGTTGTTATACTCTCATCAACACTTCAGGAGTTTTTAGTTCATGATAAAGACCGTTATATTGCCAAATACAGCAATTAGGCTTGGAATGTTATCAGTGGTTAGTGAGCCACACATCTTTTATACTAATTAGACTGTTCCTTTATACAGAACTCTGCTACCGTTTGTCGCAAAATCTCCTGCCCTCTGATTCCATGTGCTAATGCCACCGTACCTGATGGAGAGTGCTGCCCTCGCTGTGGAACACGTAAGctcattttaaaatctgttagatttctcaaaaaaaaaaaaaagtcatcatctAATGATCTTTATTAGATTCCTCATATTTTTACGCAAACTAATAATCTccaactttttgtttttcccctaCAGCTGATTGGTCTCCCTGGTCTGACTGGACTCCTTGTTCAGTGACTTGTGGTCGCGGAATCCAGCAGCGTGGACGCTCCTGTGACCGTATCAACAGCAACTGTGAGGGTACTTCTGTCCAAACCCGCGACTGCTACCCTCAGGAATGTGACAAACGCTGTAAGTCTTTCAGTCTTTGTGACAATAAAAATGCTCATTTTGAGAGCAcgattaattcattttctatgTCTTTTTCACAGTCAAACAGGATGGTAAATGGAGCCACTGGTCTCCCTGGTCTTCATGCTCTGTGACCTGTGGAGAGGGGGTCATCACCCGCATACGACTCTGTAACTCCCCAACACCCCAGATGGGTGGTAAAGACTGTGAGGGAGAAGGACGTCAAAATGAAGTCTGCAAAAAGTCTCCTTGTCCAAGTGAGTTGAATTTCAGAAGCAACACTGCTGCATTATTTTAGAATGTATGATTTCAGGGAGCATACTAAATGTTGTTTATAAACTACAGTCGATGGGGGTTGGGGACCTTGGTCACCATGGAACACCTGCACTGTCACTTGTGGGGGAGGAATCCAGATCCGCAAACGCCGTTGTTCTGACCCAGTGCCTAAATATGGAGGAAAGGattgtggtggtggtgctgcTATGTCACAAGTGTGCAACAAACAAGACTGCCCAATTGGTAAGCATTTTAGaataaacaaagcaaacaacaataatatgtgTTGTATATATATGTTTACATGTGCATGAGTGTATGTATCATGTATtttatgtatgtgtgcgtgtgtttaatttaaaaaaaaaaaaaagactagacAGAACCTTTTAAAGAATCGCATCCTTTTCTCTGCAGACGGTTGCCTCTCAAACCCATGCTTCCCTGGCTCAAAGTGCACCAGCTTCCCTGATGGCTCTTTCAAATGTGGCAAGTGTCCACTTGGCTACACTGGAAATGGCATCACCTGCAAAGACATTGATGAGTGTAAAGAAGTCCCCGATGCCTGCCATACATTTAATGGAGTCCATCGCTGTGAGAACACTGATCCTGGTTACAACTGTCTGCCCTGCCCTGCGCGTTTCTCTGGTCCTCAGCCCTTTGGAAGAGGGGTGGAACAGGCAACTGCCAAAAAACAGGTTGGAAACATTTACCTACATAAAGTGCTACTGTTTAGTTGGTTCACTGCTTCCATTTtgtaaaaatatctcaaatttCTTTTAGGTTTGCAAACCCCGTAACCCTTGCAAGGATGGCAGCCATGACTGCCATAGAAATGCAAATTGCATCTACTTGGGCGTCTACTCAGATTCTATGTTCCGCTGCGAGTGCAGGCCAGGATATGCTGGGAATGGCCGTATTTGCGGAGAAGATACTGACCTGGATGGTTGGCCTAATATGGACTTGGTGTGTGTGGAGAATGCCACTTACCACTGCAAGAAGGTACACAGAAGCCACAAGATCATACATTATCCATTTCAACTGTATGGTTGTGAGAGTTGCCTCCTTAACTGCTGCTTCGTTCTTTTATAGGATAATTGTCCCCATCTTCCCAACTCTGGCCAGGAAGACCATGACAAAGATGGCTTGGGTGATGAATGTGACAacgatgatgacaatgatggaATCCTAGATGATAGAGTGAGTCATCATAACATCTCATTTAGACCCAAACTATGCTTTCCTTGGAGACCAAATATAGCAATCACTAGTAGCAATCCTGCTGTCGGGCAGTATGAATGTAAGGTCTATGTTTGCAAGCTTCCATGAAGGAGTTAATATGGAAAAAAGACACACTAGGACTACTGAAATATAACCTCAGCATGAAGACAAAATTGAGGACCAGGTGTCTTTCTTAGAGTGGATTTGGAAAGTTgggaaagaaaaatgttgtgGTTTCTGCTTGCAGTGGAATATCGCATTCCAGcaaaaaaagagagcaaaaagCAAACTTCAGAAAGCAGACCTTTGTtcttttaaaagtaataaaagtaatttcTTTTATGATGTTCTATATTCAAAATTAATCGTTTTGCTTTTGATATTGTTCTGTCAATGTAGGACAACTGCCAAAGACTCTACAACCCCGCCCAGTATGATGCAGACAGGGATGATGTTGGGGATCGATGTGACAACTGTGTGTTCGAGGCCAACACTGACCAAACTGACACTGACAACAATGGAGAGGGTGATGCCTGTGCTGTTGACATTGATGGCGATGGTGAGTGACCAGACCTCTCTTACTTATCCTTCCTTAGTTATATTTCCTTAGCCGCAGTAAGCACTGACATAGTCCTGAGGGTTATggtgatttgtattttttattcaacaGGTATTCTGAATGAGAACGACAATTGTCCCTATGTTTATAATGTGGACCAGAGAGATACTGACAGGGATGGAGTGGGAGACCACTGTGACAACTGCCCTCTGGAACACAACCCTGATCAGGTAATGTCACATTTAATTACCCATCCTGGATAATGTAGCTGCCTCTTTCATATAACATGTAATGGTACACCGTAGGTGAATGATCAAAGCTACAAATGACACCTTCTTAAATGAAATACAGGAATGTGGCAGCTTTGAGAGAAGACTGTACcaattcttcttctctttgttcATCTTTGAAAAAAAAGGGTCCGCATTTAATTCTTTTGCTGAGTAGGACTTCTCATTTTACCCAGCGAGGAAACAGTGCAGGAAGTCATTTGAACTGAGGACAAGGGTCTTATAGTTGGAGAGTGTGAGTCTTTTGGAAATGTCATCATAAAGGAATCTTGTTCTCCTCCAGCTTGACACTGACTCAGATCGCGTAGGAGACAAATGCGACAACAACCAAGACATTGATGAGGATGGTCATCAGAATAACTTGGACAACTGCCCCTATATACCCAACGCCAACCAGGCTGACCATGACAAAGATGGAAAAGGTGACGCCTGTGACCATGATGACGACAACGACGGCATTCCTGATGACAAGGACAACTGCAGACTGGCCTTTAACCCTGACCAGGTGGACTCTGATGGTGAGTCCGTCTGTTAATATTGTTTGTCATTTGCAAAATACACAATCAGAGTATGGATATAATTTTGGTTTCTTATTTGTAACATATCTACACCATTTCTGTCTCATCTACATGTTCGTCTCAGGTGATGGACGTGGTGACGTGTGCAAAGACGATTTTGACCAGGATAGTGTTCTGGATATTGATGATGTGTGCCCTGAGAACTTTGCCATCAGTGAAACAGACTTCCGCAGATTCCAAATGGTTCCTCTGGATCCCAAGGGTACCTCACAGATTGATCCCAACTGGGTGGTCCGGCATCAGGGCAAGGAGTTGGTGCAGACTGTCAACTGTGATCCTGGCATTGCTGTTGGTATGTAATAAATAGATAAGCATGTCATTGCAAATACATACACAATTTAATAACAAATGGTTTATAAATACTCTCTTCATCTTGTTTCAGGTTTTGATGAGTTCAGCGCCGTGGACTTCAGTGGAACTTTCTTCATCAACACAGACCGAGATGACGACTATGCTGGTTTTGTGTTTGGTTACCAGTCCAGCTCACGTTTTTACACAGTGATGTGGAAACAGATCACACAGACCTACTGGTCTCACACACCCACAAGAGCTCAAGGCTACTCTGGCTTGTCAATCAAAGTGGTCAATTCTACCACAGGGCCAGGTGAGCATCTAAGGAATGCTCTGTGGCACACTGGAGACACTGCAGGACAGGTGAGAGCAGATTATCACTACCAGACTTCACcacattatttaacagaatTGAATGTTTTCTCAATGCTGCTGTTGGAATTCATCCTTTTCAGGTGAGAACCCTGTGGCATGACCCCAAGAACATTGGCTGGAAAGACTTCACTGCCTACAGATGGCACCTGACCCACAGACCCAAGACTGGACTTATTAGGTAAGTTCAAAGCTTAAGAGGCATGCCCTCTTTTTCCATTGCACATTTGTTTAATTCATATGAAACTTTGTCAGctcaaatgattattttattttatagagtGGTCATGTATGAAGGAAAGAGAATCATGGCAGATTCTGGAAACATCTACGACAAGACATATGCTGGTGGTCGACTAGGCTTATATGTCTTCTCTCAGGAGATGGTGTACTTCTCAGACCTCAAATATGAATGCAAAGGTAAGCACAGCAGTGACGGTTTGAACTTTTAATGCAAGGATACTCAGACTTTATATCTAACATGttctcttcgtcttttctttcagATACATAATTTCACCAACAGACCTTCCAGGAAAAAATCAGTCAGTAAAATATGCATATCTATATAATATGAGACCTGGATTGAAAACTCTATAACTTTTTCTTTGGAGAAATGCACAATGGAGGAATGATGAGCAAGTGAGCTAATGTGAGGTTAACTGACCTCAGGACTTAAAGCCAAATGAAAGATCAATGATGATTCTGCACCACTGCACCAAACTCAAATTATGAGCGCAGCTCAGAAGAAACTGACCCTCtcacttttttttgctctgaTCTGCATTGAAGGGTGGgctcagtttttttatttgctttgcaCACCTGAACTATTGTGGTTGGAGCTATTCCTCTATGAATGGGGAATAAATAGGAAGAGTATTCTTTGTtcttatgtttgttttgtttttagaattAATGTAAATCTGCTGTGGATTCAAAGATTATAGTGCAGTATGAAGAAAGCAGGTTGGGCTAATTGTACCCCTTGAAGGAACTGTTGAGGGACCATGGGCAGTATGGAGTGACTGTTACGATCGAACAGAGTGAATGTTGTTGTCGTGTTAGTGTGTTTGCGCATGCAAGTGGCCCAACCAGCAAAGCTATGAAGATAGccctgttatttttattttattttttaaaaaatattttactgccCCCCACACTTCCATATAGACCTATCTTTACCAGGCCCTGTATTCAGCCAAGGCTTAGGGCTGGCCCAAAAACATTTGTCATCTCAGGAAAGAGCACTAGATGAAAGCACAAAAGTCAGGACAGCACAGGGCCCCAAAGCAGCCGCACTGAAAACTGGAGCATTAATTATGAGCAAATATATGCCAATATCTTCAATATTTACTGACAGTGTCACGGGACATGAACGGAAAGGGCCAGTCTATTTCCTATGAACCATTGTAAGGATAGGTGTTACAGGAGCTTTCATTCTTGCTAATCTCTGAACCTTGCTCATTTTAAGCTGTTTTCTGCAACATATAACAATTCAATTAACTTAATACTCAACAGTAGTAAGTTGAAGCATTATATTGGACCAAAGCAGTTAAAACGTAAACGTAAAAATACGCATCAGTAACAGGATCCCTAAATCTACTTCTTCACAGTTTGCATGACTGGTGTGGCTGAGTGCGCTTTTGTGTACGTTTCTGAAGGGAAAAATCAAAGGAAACCCTTTAAGTACAAATATTACctcattaattatttttgtattgatGCCAGCAATACACAAGAGTCACCTGTCTTAGCAACAGAGTATAAATTGGTTGGCTTTTTAACAAGACTTTGGTTTCATTTATATGCTGTATgtaagatatttttttaagtgaaaaaaGCCCAAACAGGAACGTAAAGGATTGAAAAATATCTCGACTATTTTGTGCTATATGTATttcctgtgcttttttttgataaattattgtatttgtttcatgttgtcGTTATTTCATTGTGTAGATATATATgctatttaaataatttatctaGAAGCGTAGCCTCATATGGAAGCGTTTCTGTTTGTACAAAATTATTTGCACACTGACATGAGGATGTctcttattttgtattttgtatgtcttttttaattattaccGAAGTTTTTATATAAACTTTGTACAATAGTTTCTGCCCAAATTGCTGTTTGTACTCCTACCAGGTAGTTTGTAATGTCTAGTGATCAATAAACACGTCAAGAAAAACTGTAAGTTTGTGGGTTTTCGTTCTTTATGTACACTTAGCTagtctgatggatggatggatgaggggacacacagacagacagagaaagagagagggaaagagagacagacagacagacagacagacagacagacagacagacagacagacagacagacagacagacggacggacggacggacggacggacggacggacagacagacagacagacagacagacagacagacagacagatagatagatagatggacagacagacagacagacagacggatagaCACAACTGGCAACACAATAGCATtgaacagcacactggacaagATGTACAACATCTTAAGGATAATCTGAAGGATATTTGGACTTAATATCATCCCTGACTGGGCTCTTCTCCTGAGTAAAGCAAAGCCAGGTGAACTATGATGTGCCAAACAACTGGAATCTATTAGTTGAGTGAAGTGAAGCCTTAGAGAAAGGGAGTATCCTAGGGAGTTAACTGGAGGAAAACTCAACATGACATATAACCCACTTAAACAGCACATCCATGCAAATGTGACTACGAATTACGCAGACATTTCCTTACACCTTCAAATGACAGACTCTGTGTGAAATGAAGACATCAggaattttgttaatgttaatgtaacTCATTCTGTAGTACACTCTAGCCATGAAGTATATACATTTGATTTCCATATTTTTTAACCAGGGACAATGTCAGCAAAACATATCATTGCTGTTAGAATTAATATATTTGGTCTGCAGTTCACTTACTGATATGCTTTAAGACCCTGTGTTAGTATATCAAGACAAACTCAAGGCCAGAAACAGCTGCAATCTAAGGGACCAGAAAACCCAGAGAGCGTCAGTATACCATAGGTTTCTCTACATTAGAGGTGACCTAATTTTTACCAAACTGAGGTCACTGTGTTTCCATTACAGTACCCCACACATGAAGTGAGGGGTAAAATGAACAAAgttgctccacctcctctgtatTTGTCCATGGAATCATTGCTGATGTTTTGAATTagttaaaaacaaactgtaCAAATACACTATATATGGTCAGACCACACAGTTTTCACACAGTTTTGAGGTAGCTGTATACAGTAGTTTCCTGTTCAGCGCTGCAGGTTTCACTGATAACAGGGCTCTTGCTGGAGACTGACCTTGGAGTCCCACCCAGTTGAGACCTTGTGAGTCTAGAGAAATGTGAGGTGATTTGTGCCATTTCAATAGGGTcaaaaagtaagagtaagaCAAGCAGACTCAGAGATGTCCGTGCCAGGAGAGAGGGAAAAGGCAGGACCTCTGAGGTGAAGTGAAGACAAGCTAACATGCACCCTGCTTGTAGGAGACAATGTGAATTGTGTTGACAGGTCCACAAAAGTTTGACACTACTCCAAAAGAGTGATTCTTTTGAATCTTTTAGGTAGTGGAATTATTTAAGCAGGAACAAGAGTCCAATGTAGGTAGACCCTATTTTGACTAGTTTGACCTACTCCGAAGCATatgacctgcagacagaaaTGACAGGAATGCAGGGAGCTGAAGACGATCTGACAAGATCACGCCTGTGGAACCCATATCGTACTTGTGGCCATATTAACAGCCCACACATTAGTAACAGAGACAGGCTGGATTTATTTAGAGTTCTAAAAGTTAGTATAAATAGTGCTCAGACTTCACTCCACAGAGGCATTGCCAGTCGAGTGTTTCTGACCCAGTTATATGATTTAATGTCAGCAATTTTATGTTCTCATCTATGTTACTTACGTAGAGAAAGACTGCAGTTCTGCTTCTTGGTTTCATCAAGCAGTGTTATAAACATACGGAATGACATCGAGGATAAATCTAGCTGCACATTGAAGACATGCAGGCCAATCAGGATAACAATGAATTCACTCACATAGTCCATTAAGCAACAGTTAGAACGTCCATTGTTCCGAAACTGACCGATTGTGAAACACCGTCAAAATCAATTTATGATGATGTATCGCATATGCAGGTTATATCAAAATGCTTTCAACAGTCTGTGCCTTCTGTGTAAATTCTATCActcaaaatatattatttaaggATATAACTATATTTGGTGATGAAATATGCTGAAATGTGTACTACAAATAACTTTATTCTATTAAAACCACctaatatgttttattttgaagtgttcAGATGGATCAGGCCCATCAGTGTCTTTTCAGGGTCATGCGTCATTTGCTTGAAGCTCATGGGTCCGGCTTTCCATCAGCTCAAATTCATCCAGCAGATCAAGTAACTGCTCCTTGGTGAGGTCAGGTGACTCACTCTGTCgaaggacacacacataatgaATGTATGGTTTAAGATGCATCTATGATTTTAGCCTGGTTAAATCAAGAACACAacagatgtttgcagatgacattttgatctgtagtgagagcagggaacaggtggaggagaagctagagggGTGGaatttttcctggaaaggagaggaaagaaggttagctgcagtaagacagagtaaatgtgtgtgaataagagggacccaagtggaagagtgaggttacagggagaagagatcaagaaggtggaggattttaagtacttagggtcaacagtccagagcaatggagagtgtggaaaagaggtgaagaagcgagtacaggcaggatggaacgggtggaggaaagtgtcaggtgtgatgtgtgatagaagagtttcagctaaaatgaaggaaaaggtgtacaaaactgtggtgagaccagcgatgttgtttggtctagagacagtgtcactgaggaaaagacaggagacagagctggaggtagcagagatgaagatgctgaggttctctatgggagtgaccaggaaggataggatcaggaatgagtacatcagagggacagtacatgttagaggttttggagataaagtcagagagaccagactgagatggtttggacatgtccagaggagagaaagtgaatatattggtagaaggatgttgagttttgatctgccaggcaggaggcctagaggaagaccaaagagatggtttatggatgtaataaaagaggacacgaaggtagttggtgtgagagaagaggatgcagaagacagggttagatggaggcaactgattcgctgtgatgacccctgaagggaaaagccgaaaggaaatgaagaagaaatcaagTACACAGCAGACACCTTTCCTTGGATCTCTGGCAGTCTAATGGCCATGTGTCTCATTTATTAAAGAGGTGATGATAGACAATTCAAGTTTTAGATATCTGTGCAACTTCTTCCCAAAATTTGTTCTGGTTACTACCAAAATGTACTGGACTCAAAACAGTTTTTCAATTATCCAGAAAATAAGTTGCATGAATGGCCTGTGATAATAGTGGTTCGTAATAACACACGTCATTGCTGCAGTCATCCCCTGTGCCTATTTGGAAGttgcttggaaaaaaaaaaaacaattccagGTGGATACAACAATTGTACTTGTGCCGATACGTCAGACTCTGACAGCCTTCTGTGAGGCCATGAATGGACGCCAACTCTCTCTAAGTAGGCCATGATTAAAAGGGATCAGAATCTAAATAAATGCCAATATTTATTCATGGACACATTGTGCTATCTGGCAACTGCAACACCAATTCTTAGTTACAAATTATTCGGTTACAAAACCCTTAATTCCTTTGACATAATAAGGTGAGATGTGATTCATTTACCCATTCATAAGTTTTCATAAACTGTTGCCACCTCTTGGTGTTAGATCCTGTATTTTGTTTAGACAGCTGCAACCCTAAAGTCTGTTTGTTCCAACGATTTAATCTCATTGGCTTTTGTGACATTAGCTTCATGACAGAATGTCAATTTGTGGGCTAAATTGTAATAATTCTCATAATTCCTTCAGCATGTGTGCTCACGTTTGAAATTACCATCCCACACACTACTCACTATTCCTCACATTAACAGACATTTCTTCTATTGTTCTGTTCCTGCTCCTGATGAGAGTCACAAGTGGTTTCTTTGGCCTCTTGGGGGCCACAGACTAACCAATGGCACATTATCCAGCCATcctttttcttgtagatgagacaaatGCAATCACAATCTCATCTACATCAACTTATCTGCCTTGCAGGTTATAGGTGTGCTGGAGTTCATCACAACTGGCCACAGGTAGGTTACGACCCGGACAAGATGGCATCTATCGTagggccacacgaaagacaaacatctcatgctcacattcacacctacggacagTTTGGtatgaccaattcacctaagctgcatatTTTAATAGGGGCGAGAAACCCGGAGAACCCAgatagaacccacacagacatggggaaatCTTCAAACACCTCACAGAAAGGATGTAAACCCAGTCTTGCTGTCAAGAAACAACGCTACCCGCTGCGCTCCTGTGTTCTCCTGAAATATCATCGCCGTATCAAATATTGgatgtgattttatttaaatgtcttgCAGATGTGGGGCAACAGTGCGATTTATTCAGTTGTTTGAGTCCAGCTGGGAATGTATTGTAGCTACTTTAAGCTGCTAAACTTCACTTGCTAATTACTAATTTTGTGGAGAATGGTAAGCCACGTAGCCATGGAGCTGCCACAGTAAGTTAATTGATCAATTACTTGATTAAGGTTTTCTTCAAgattaagatttttttcattatgaaaATAATCAGATAAGATTACAAAATAAGCAGATTAGtcataaatgaaaataagtgCCAGTGGTAGGTCTTCTTAATTTAGCTCGGTACAATGCTAAAAGAATGAGGAAGCTAGTATAACTTTGGTTTTCTACAAACTAATCATCGGTTCTGGAAAAGCAGTTTTTATTCAGAGCAGCGAAATTTCAATCACCGCCCTTGGTACGCTGTTTACAAGATACTTTATTAGAAAGAAGTTCAGCTAAATTTATGTGAAATTTCACTTAAATACCTTCTGCTCTTTgcggtcttttgggtggacagGCTGTTAAACTAAACTACCTGGGCGTTTTATGGTGGGGTCATATTTTCTCACAGTAACAGTTACACCatcacactttttttaaaatttagatttaGAGGTTTGATCTGTAACATTATTAACTCAACTGTGATGAAGTGTTTGCCAGAGACAATACTGACTGGCCAGGAATCCGTTTCTGTGGACAGCCTCAGTGGGTATCAGATGGGCAAAGTATTGGAAAATCAGGGAATGCAGTTCCCATCTTTACAGAAACTCATCTCCAACCCCGACATCCTGGATCAAGCTGTTGCAGTTTATGGGCGGAAACTGCGTTCCAAGCTGAAAGAGAGTAGGACGTCAGCAGAACAAGGGAAGGCAGATAGCATTTAGATCATTAATGCCTGGCTTCTCAAACCTAGTAAAAGTTTATGGACATTTTTCCAAGCTGTTGCAATCTTAATCTGAAATATAATTTCTTTGCATAAGCCAGTGTCATATGAGGACAAACACatagaattgatttttttttaaatatagatttttCTTCATATTAGAACTACAAAAGCCAAGCCTTTATTAAATTTGACTAtctgaaacaaaacaacctACAATACAACATGACCCATTCCAATCCCTCTAACCTGACACAGAAATAATATGCACTTGGTTTCACCTATTCCACAGTTTGCTGAGTCAgccaaaacaaaatcacattccTGCATCTCATGTAGCCCCACTAACTGAAAGGAATACTTCCATCGATCATGTGTATTCCTGGTTGGACCAGACCACCCTTTGAGTCTCACAAGGACCAAGTTGCTAATATATCGTGTCCATGTTCAAAGTCCTCAAGACATTAACGACACTCCTGAGGTCATAGTACATTGGTCCACATCACTCATTTACCTGGCTATTGCATATCATCTTCCAGTAGACATGAGACCAAAAGCCCCATGAATGCATTTCAGGACCCCCCCAGCCCTCACCAAATTTCCGCATGTATCTACTCCCtttatgtaaaaattaaaaaaacatccttGGTGTACATTAATGATAGGCTTCGATGTTTATTCCATAGCTataaagttttaaagttttaatggGTATAATTGACAACCTACTTACATTCCATTTCATGTAATTGCTTGGAACAGTAACTATATAATGAATTTGCCAAAGCAGAAGTGATCCATTACTGCAACTTGATATGCATGACGAAAAAACGTACAGGCTTGTCCATGCTGAATGTTCAAATGGGGCAATAAAAAAGAACCCCACTGGCAAGACTATTAATGGC
The Antennarius striatus isolate MH-2024 chromosome 17, ASM4005453v1, whole genome shotgun sequence genome window above contains:
- the LOC137610491 gene encoding thrombospondin-1-like; this encodes MMLSGIFLLLMLWSCDSGRISVGHDDYTVYDLFDLIKVNKRHHGVTFVKGADPNIPAYRVLNADLIPPVPDSYFRDLLDSIQAERGFLLLVSLKQSRKTRGSILTIEKNDGSGPIFEIISNGRDNTLDVVYSTMNEQQVASIDDANLATGHWKNITLFVQDDRVQLFVGCEDINVADMDLPIHKVLSQDVADIATLRIGKAAVKDRFMGVLQNMRFMFGTTLDAILRNKGCESGATLTDFLTLNNPVNTSSLAIGTDFNSHKDKDLESVCSFSCKEIALMFKELRGLDVFVKNLSTQLSKVSRDNAELKIQVKHSAVCIHNGIVYNDNQNWTVDGCTECTCKNSATVCRKISCPLIPCANATVPDGECCPRCGTPDWSPWSDWTPCSVTCGRGIQQRGRSCDRINSNCEGTSVQTRDCYPQECDKRFKQDGKWSHWSPWSSCSVTCGEGVITRIRLCNSPTPQMGGKDCEGEGRQNEVCKKSPCPIDGGWGPWSPWNTCTVTCGGGIQIRKRRCSDPVPKYGGKDCGGGAAMSQVCNKQDCPIDGCLSNPCFPGSKCTSFPDGSFKCGKCPLGYTGNGITCKDIDECKEVPDACHTFNGVHRCENTDPGYNCLPCPARFSGPQPFGRGVEQATAKKQVCKPRNPCKDGSHDCHRNANCIYLGVYSDSMFRCECRPGYAGNGRICGEDTDLDGWPNMDLVCVENATYHCKKDNCPHLPNSGQEDHDKDGLGDECDNDDDNDGILDDRDNCQRLYNPAQYDADRDDVGDRCDNCVFEANTDQTDTDNNGEGDACAVDIDGDGILNENDNCPYVYNVDQRDTDRDGVGDHCDNCPLEHNPDQLDTDSDRVGDKCDNNQDIDEDGHQNNLDNCPYIPNANQADHDKDGKGDACDHDDDNDGIPDDKDNCRLAFNPDQVDSDGDGRGDVCKDDFDQDSVLDIDDVCPENFAISETDFRRFQMVPLDPKGTSQIDPNWVVRHQGKELVQTVNCDPGIAVGFDEFSAVDFSGTFFINTDRDDDYAGFVFGYQSSSRFYTVMWKQITQTYWSHTPTRAQGYSGLSIKVVNSTTGPGEHLRNALWHTGDTAGQVRTLWHDPKNIGWKDFTAYRWHLTHRPKTGLIRVVMYEGKRIMADSGNIYDKTYAGGRLGLYVFSQEMVYFSDLKYECKDT